A single window of Anaerocolumna chitinilytica DNA harbors:
- a CDS encoding L,D-transpeptidase family protein: MTHSKQTIRKIMILSIAALMISFFSPIKTQANDNKTYYIKVNKQQNCVTVYEKDKNGNYTVPVRAMVCSVGADTPLGVFKTPAKYRWKLLMGDVWGQYSTRIVRGILFHSVWYYEMDASTLSAAQYNKLGTTASHGCVRLAVEDAKWIYDNCPLGTTVEIYNGKEPGPLGKPTAIKLASGSGWDPTDPDPRNPYTKKAPAINVAEKKTVEWGSKVNLYDGVKAVSTTGVDISGSIKAEGKVDSFTAGNYKVTYTVSDSLGKKISKTVLYTVKPCKAAPVIKGVADHVIGKDTVVNKTYALKGVSAYLSVKKLASKDIKVTINKAGDSEYRINYSIKAENNKTGKASATVYIDSAPPILDGMTFKNITKEQLAAGQTAILKLAREGITVGDDFTELTPSDVKITVEPKEDYAYLVHYEVADKVGNITKETVQYTYFDGVRMEGISNRTDIPGDTTIDDTMALTGIQAFNSDNTGYTGPITVSIQTDDNKNYEITYTITEPDGKEVSVTCYYTLASEAMVQSTDSNQASGN; encoded by the coding sequence ATGACACATTCAAAACAAACAATACGAAAGATTATGATCTTAAGCATTGCAGCACTGATGATAAGTTTTTTTTCTCCGATTAAAACACAAGCAAATGATAACAAGACATATTATATTAAAGTAAACAAGCAACAGAACTGTGTTACCGTATACGAAAAAGATAAGAATGGTAATTATACGGTACCGGTAAGAGCCATGGTGTGTTCTGTAGGAGCCGATACCCCCCTGGGTGTTTTTAAAACACCGGCAAAATACCGCTGGAAACTATTGATGGGCGATGTTTGGGGGCAATATTCCACCAGAATTGTACGAGGTATATTATTCCATTCCGTATGGTATTATGAGATGGATGCTTCCACCTTATCCGCTGCCCAGTATAATAAGCTTGGTACTACAGCATCCCACGGTTGTGTCAGACTGGCAGTAGAGGATGCCAAGTGGATTTATGATAACTGCCCTCTTGGTACTACGGTAGAGATATACAATGGAAAAGAGCCGGGACCTCTAGGAAAACCGACAGCAATAAAACTTGCTTCCGGTTCAGGCTGGGACCCAACTGACCCAGATCCAAGAAATCCATACACGAAAAAGGCTCCCGCTATTAATGTTGCTGAAAAAAAGACAGTAGAGTGGGGTTCTAAGGTTAATCTATATGACGGTGTAAAGGCTGTATCTACCACAGGTGTCGATATATCGGGAAGCATTAAAGCGGAAGGAAAGGTGGACAGTTTCACTGCGGGTAATTATAAGGTTACTTATACAGTAAGTGATTCACTGGGTAAAAAGATAAGCAAAACAGTACTTTATACAGTAAAACCTTGTAAGGCTGCACCGGTAATTAAGGGAGTGGCAGACCATGTAATTGGTAAAGATACGGTAGTGAACAAGACTTATGCCTTAAAAGGGGTATCCGCTTATCTTTCTGTAAAAAAACTTGCCAGCAAAGACATTAAGGTGACTATTAATAAAGCCGGTGACAGTGAGTATAGAATCAATTACAGTATTAAAGCTGAAAATAACAAGACTGGAAAGGCTTCTGCTACCGTTTATATAGATTCTGCTCCTCCGATTTTAGATGGTATGACATTTAAGAACATCACCAAGGAACAGCTGGCTGCCGGTCAGACAGCAATACTTAAATTGGCAAGAGAAGGAATAACCGTAGGAGATGATTTTACAGAATTAACTCCGTCTGATGTGAAGATAACAGTAGAACCCAAAGAGGACTATGCTTATCTGGTACATTATGAAGTAGCAGATAAAGTAGGAAATATTACAAAAGAAACCGTTCAGTATACGTATTTTGATGGTGTGCGTATGGAAGGCATTAGTAACCGTACTGATATTCCCGGGGATACGACTATTGATGATACAATGGCACTTACCGGTATTCAAGCTTTTAACAGTGATAATACAGGATACACAGGACCTATCACAGTAAGTATACAGACCGATGATAATAAGAACTATGAGATAACGTATACCATCACAGAGCCGGACGGCAAAGAGGTATCGGTAACCTGTTATTATACGCTGGCGTCTGAAGCTATGGTACAATCAACTGACAGCAATCAGGCTTCCGGGAATTAA
- a CDS encoding ABC transporter ATP-binding protein, with amino-acid sequence MESNRIKLTKQSTGKRIWTYVGKNKMLLLIAFLFSILGNTMSVFTPLLMGKAIDTLVGEGSVEFKTLRNILLMMLLLYTVSSLFQWLMSVFSNKAANYTVRELRKDAFLKLNKLPVSYFDRHSHGDVISRLTNDMDAVSDGLFQGITQIMSSIVIIGGSFIFMLTISPLITLGVIIVTPLCFFLASFIAKHSKVMFRMQSSLTGELNGYAEEMIENQKLVMAFGQEEKVAAHFKEQNQKLYHAGQKAQWYSSLTNPTTRFINNIAYVLVTVMGALLCLSGRLSIGNIASFLTYSNLFAKPINEITAVTTQIQSAFASAERIFALLEEEEEISALEPYEELSNCQGNVEFKEVSFSYKSQVPLIENFNLKVNRGSMVAIVGPTGSGKTTLVNLLMRFYELDKGHIFIDEKDIHYIKKDELRQSIGMVLQESWLIRGTVAENIAYGKEGADREKVIEAAKAVKAHGFIMRLPNGYDTIIEEDGRNLSQGQKQLLTIARVLIMDPPMLILDEATSSIDTRTEIKIQEAFLKMMEGRTSFVIAHRLSTIREADIILVLEKGNIVEQGNHKELLAKKGFYYRLYHSQFTS; translated from the coding sequence GTGGAAAGTAATAGGATAAAGTTAACAAAACAATCAACTGGAAAAAGAATATGGACGTATGTTGGAAAGAATAAAATGCTGCTTCTTATTGCCTTCCTTTTTTCTATTCTTGGCAATACCATGTCAGTATTTACTCCTTTGCTTATGGGAAAGGCTATTGATACACTTGTGGGGGAGGGCAGTGTTGAATTTAAGACATTAAGGAATATCCTTCTTATGATGCTGTTACTCTATACTGTAAGCAGCTTGTTTCAATGGCTTATGTCAGTGTTCAGCAACAAAGCTGCCAATTATACCGTACGGGAACTTAGAAAGGATGCTTTTCTGAAATTAAATAAATTACCTGTTTCTTATTTTGACAGACATTCCCATGGGGATGTTATCAGTAGGCTTACGAATGATATGGATGCGGTATCCGATGGATTATTTCAGGGGATTACGCAGATTATGTCTTCGATCGTTATCATCGGTGGTAGTTTTATATTTATGCTGACTATAAGCCCGCTTATAACCTTAGGCGTAATAATCGTAACACCTTTATGCTTCTTTTTAGCTTCATTTATTGCAAAACACTCCAAGGTAATGTTTCGTATGCAGTCAAGTTTAACAGGAGAATTGAATGGTTATGCGGAAGAGATGATTGAAAATCAGAAGCTTGTGATGGCTTTTGGTCAGGAAGAGAAGGTAGCAGCTCATTTTAAAGAGCAGAATCAGAAGCTTTACCATGCAGGTCAGAAAGCCCAGTGGTATTCATCCCTGACGAATCCTACCACAAGATTTATCAATAATATTGCCTATGTACTGGTTACCGTAATGGGAGCTCTTCTATGTCTGTCAGGGAGATTATCCATCGGAAACATAGCTAGTTTCTTAACCTACTCTAATCTGTTTGCTAAGCCAATAAATGAGATTACGGCAGTAACTACACAGATTCAGTCAGCCTTTGCATCAGCGGAAAGAATCTTTGCACTTTTGGAGGAAGAGGAAGAAATATCTGCGTTAGAGCCCTATGAAGAGTTAAGTAATTGTCAGGGAAATGTGGAATTTAAAGAAGTCAGCTTTTCCTATAAAAGTCAGGTTCCGTTAATAGAGAACTTTAACTTAAAGGTTAATAGAGGAAGTATGGTTGCAATTGTTGGCCCTACGGGCTCTGGAAAAACTACTCTGGTTAATTTGCTGATGAGATTCTATGAGCTGGATAAAGGGCATATATTCATTGATGAGAAGGACATCCATTATATAAAGAAAGATGAACTTCGGCAAAGTATCGGAATGGTACTCCAGGAGAGTTGGCTTATCAGAGGAACTGTAGCGGAGAATATCGCCTACGGTAAAGAAGGAGCTGACAGAGAAAAAGTAATAGAAGCTGCCAAGGCAGTGAAAGCCCATGGGTTTATTATGAGACTTCCTAATGGTTATGATACAATCATTGAAGAGGATGGCAGGAATCTTTCCCAAGGGCAGAAACAGCTCTTAACCATAGCTAGAGTCTTAATTATGGATCCGCCTATGCTGATATTGGATGAAGCCACCAGCAGCATCGATACCAGAACTGAAATAAAGATACAGGAAGCCTTCTTAAAGATGATGGAAGGAAGAACCAGCTTTGTTATCGCACACAGGCTGTCGACCATTAGGGAAGCAGACATAATCCTGGTTTTGGAGAAGGGAAATATTGTGGAACAGGGGAATCACAAAGAACTGCTCGCCAAAAAAGGTTTCTACTATAGGCTATACCATTCCCAGTTCACATCTTAA
- a CDS encoding ABC transporter ATP-binding protein, with the protein MGNLGTFFKPYRKLLIIGPAFKLMEAILELLLPFFMSKVIDIGIKNGDRAYVYKMGFIMLLTAIVGVICALICQYSASLVSQGVGTDIRNTLFRHMGTYSGKEQDKFGVGSLVNRITNDVNQVQLAVAMFIRLVIRAPFLCIGGLIMSFWLDVKLSLILLLVLPVFVAVLLHTMRRSIPLYGKVQKKLDEISLSLRESLSGVRVIRAFARTGKEAEKFTKINHDYAENAVKVGKISAMLNPLTTLILNIAIAAILWVGALRVDKGVMETGEVIAIVGYVTQILAALIVISNLVVIFTKAYASAERINEVLSTGTSITNPEAGFIYDIVNEPKETEIPEVPAVEFDKVYFAYKTESGLQQGSHNSNHNYESTKDTGYYALTNLSFRVMKGETFGIIGGTGSGKSSVVNMIPRFYDALSGSVKIFGKDVKEYELTSLRNIIGMVPQKSVLVTGTIAENLRWGYEDACQEELKEAAAIAQAAEFIHSLPEGYDTSIRRGGVNVSGGQRQRLAIARALVRKPKILILDDSFNALDYATDAALRKALKEQTKGMTVFLISQRASTLRNCDQIMVLNEGEIAGIGTHDELLENCEIYAEICRSQEASGNNGEVGGSSGK; encoded by the coding sequence GTGGGAAATCTCGGAACATTCTTTAAACCTTATAGAAAACTTCTCATAATAGGACCTGCCTTTAAATTGATGGAGGCAATACTCGAGCTTTTGCTACCCTTTTTTATGTCCAAGGTCATTGATATCGGGATTAAAAACGGTGACCGGGCTTATGTATATAAAATGGGATTCATTATGCTTTTAACAGCCATAGTAGGAGTGATATGTGCCTTAATATGCCAGTACAGCGCTTCACTTGTATCACAGGGAGTAGGAACGGATATTAGAAATACGCTTTTTCGGCACATGGGGACTTATTCGGGAAAGGAACAGGATAAATTTGGGGTCGGCTCCTTAGTCAATCGTATTACCAACGATGTGAATCAGGTGCAGCTTGCTGTAGCTATGTTCATAAGACTTGTAATTCGGGCACCTTTTCTTTGTATTGGGGGGCTTATTATGTCTTTTTGGCTGGATGTGAAACTATCCCTGATATTACTGCTTGTTCTTCCGGTATTTGTTGCAGTGCTGCTCCATACCATGAGAAGGTCAATTCCGTTATATGGAAAGGTTCAAAAAAAATTAGATGAAATCTCCTTAAGTTTAAGAGAAAGTCTTAGCGGAGTAAGGGTAATACGTGCTTTTGCCAGAACCGGTAAAGAAGCGGAGAAGTTTACGAAGATTAATCATGACTACGCTGAAAATGCTGTAAAAGTCGGAAAAATCTCAGCAATGCTAAATCCGCTTACTACGCTTATTTTAAACATAGCGATAGCAGCTATTCTTTGGGTTGGAGCTCTGAGGGTGGATAAAGGAGTGATGGAAACCGGAGAAGTAATTGCTATCGTGGGCTACGTTACACAGATATTGGCAGCACTGATTGTAATCTCAAATCTTGTGGTTATCTTCACAAAAGCTTATGCCAGTGCAGAGAGAATCAACGAAGTCTTAAGCACCGGTACAAGCATAACTAATCCTGAAGCAGGTTTTATTTACGATATTGTGAATGAACCGAAAGAAACTGAAATACCGGAAGTACCTGCAGTGGAATTTGATAAAGTCTATTTTGCATATAAAACAGAGTCTGGCTTACAACAAGGCAGCCATAACAGTAATCATAATTACGAAAGCACAAAGGATACCGGTTATTATGCATTGACGAACCTTTCTTTTCGAGTAATGAAAGGAGAAACTTTTGGAATAATTGGAGGTACAGGTTCCGGAAAATCTTCTGTAGTGAATATGATTCCACGGTTCTATGATGCTTTATCCGGTTCGGTTAAGATCTTTGGAAAAGATGTGAAAGAGTATGAACTTACTAGCTTAAGGAATATCATTGGTATGGTTCCTCAGAAGTCGGTGCTTGTAACCGGAACCATTGCGGAGAATCTAAGATGGGGTTATGAAGATGCTTGCCAGGAGGAATTAAAAGAAGCGGCAGCTATTGCTCAGGCAGCAGAATTTATTCATTCCTTGCCGGAAGGATATGATACCTCTATTAGAAGAGGAGGAGTAAATGTATCGGGAGGGCAGAGGCAGCGGCTTGCCATCGCCAGGGCTTTGGTAAGGAAACCTAAAATATTGATATTGGATGACAGCTTCAATGCTCTTGATTATGCGACAGATGCTGCCTTAAGAAAAGCCTTGAAGGAGCAGACAAAAGGAATGACGGTATTTCTAATCTCACAAAGGGCAAGCACCCTTAGGAATTGTGACCAGATAATGGTTTTAAATGAAGGTGAGATAGCAGGTATTGGAACACATGATGAATTGCTTGAAAACTGTGAGATTTATGCAGAGATTTGCCGCTCTCAGGAAGCTTCGGGGAATAACGGGGAAGTAGGTGGCAGCAGTGGAAAGTAA
- a CDS encoding cation-translocating P-type ATPase, with product MTSWHSITKEEALRELDSALTGLSKKEAAKRQKKYGFNVLEAKKKTPLFLRFISQFKDFMILTLIFAALVSFFVSFLHGELDLVEPAIILSIITLNAVLGVLQESKAEKSLEALQKMSAPSALVMRDNLLESIDAKELVPGDIIYLETGHFVPADARLLTSVNLKIDEASLTGESHPIEKDAEAILKDNILPAERINMIVATGIVTYGRGTAVVTATGMHTEVGHIARMIMDDETPMTPLQKRLAATGKALGIAALIICVIIFLVGILKNRPIFEMFMTSVSLAVAAIPEGLPAIVTIMLSLGVQRMAKKNAVIRKLPAVETLGSATVICSDKTGTLTQNKMTVTEICSCKGKEEPEGNTGKFLLTLSSLCNDAILQITGKSKHQKVSATGEPTENALILAAFQIGLNKSQLDLQFPRIYEIPFDSSRKQMTTIHKLPNGGYRQITKGAFDILLSECTNAYRGGKETPITHVLREQLTRLNESMTAKALRVIAVAYKDYPAESSYISRLKNKTLKDGINDAEQGLTMAGLIGMIDPPRPEVKDAVLTCQMAGITPVMITGDHVSTACAIAKELGILTKDNSNDLSYSSLRAAEIDLKASARYTSPSSNQAMTGAELSQISQEDLVERIKNYRVFARVSPEHKVRIVKALQARGEVVAMTGDGVNDAPALKAADIGCAMGISGTDVAKNAADMILTDDNFATIVAAVKEGRGIYDNIKKAVHFLLSCNIGEILTIFVAILFGLPSPLLAVQLLWVNLVTDSLPAISLGVDPPDKDIMKKKPLPPDKGMFADGLTFKIITEGILIGSLALLAFIIGIRFFDNNTLPSDVIRDSKTVELAALSTPYVGRTMAFAVLSLSQLFHSFNMRSEHSITKIGLFSNIKLVLSFLVCSFLQVIVISVKPLANIFKVVPLTPAQWSIVLVLSFLPIVVVELQKTSRKK from the coding sequence ATGACCAGTTGGCATAGTATTACGAAGGAGGAAGCCCTGCGGGAATTAGACTCTGCACTTACAGGATTATCAAAAAAAGAAGCAGCAAAGAGGCAGAAAAAATATGGGTTTAACGTGTTAGAAGCCAAGAAGAAAACACCATTATTCCTGCGGTTTATAAGCCAATTCAAGGATTTTATGATATTAACCCTAATCTTCGCTGCTCTGGTTTCCTTTTTTGTATCCTTTTTACATGGTGAGCTGGATTTAGTCGAACCTGCAATCATATTATCTATTATTACCTTAAACGCTGTCCTAGGCGTCCTGCAGGAAAGTAAAGCTGAAAAATCATTGGAAGCACTGCAAAAAATGTCCGCACCTTCCGCCTTGGTTATGCGGGATAACCTCCTTGAAAGTATTGACGCGAAGGAATTGGTACCGGGGGATATCATCTATCTGGAAACCGGTCATTTCGTACCAGCCGATGCCAGGCTTCTAACATCTGTTAACTTAAAGATAGATGAAGCTTCTCTGACCGGTGAATCCCACCCCATTGAAAAGGATGCGGAGGCAATATTAAAGGATAATATCTTACCGGCAGAACGCATCAATATGATCGTTGCCACCGGTATTGTAACTTACGGAAGAGGAACGGCAGTGGTTACTGCAACAGGTATGCATACGGAAGTCGGTCACATTGCCAGGATGATTATGGACGATGAAACTCCTATGACACCTTTGCAGAAACGATTGGCTGCTACCGGAAAGGCTCTTGGAATTGCAGCACTTATTATATGCGTCATTATTTTCCTGGTAGGTATCTTAAAAAATCGACCCATATTTGAGATGTTTATGACTTCCGTTAGCCTTGCTGTAGCTGCTATTCCGGAAGGACTCCCTGCCATCGTAACCATTATGCTCTCTCTTGGAGTTCAAAGAATGGCTAAAAAAAATGCAGTCATTCGTAAGCTTCCTGCGGTTGAGACCTTAGGCAGTGCTACGGTAATCTGTTCTGATAAAACCGGTACCCTTACTCAGAACAAAATGACTGTAACAGAAATCTGTTCCTGCAAGGGCAAGGAAGAACCGGAAGGAAACACCGGAAAATTCCTGCTGACGCTATCCAGTTTGTGTAATGATGCTATCCTGCAAATAACCGGTAAAAGTAAACATCAGAAGGTATCAGCTACCGGAGAACCAACGGAGAATGCTTTAATCCTGGCAGCCTTCCAGATAGGACTAAACAAATCTCAGCTGGATTTACAATTTCCAAGAATTTATGAGATTCCCTTTGATTCAAGCCGTAAGCAGATGACAACGATACATAAGCTTCCAAACGGAGGCTACCGGCAGATTACCAAAGGTGCTTTTGACATATTACTCTCTGAATGTACCAATGCTTACCGCGGCGGGAAGGAAACACCTATCACCCACGTACTGCGTGAACAGCTCACCCGTTTAAATGAAAGTATGACTGCCAAAGCCTTGCGTGTTATCGCAGTCGCATATAAAGATTATCCTGCTGAAAGTTCCTATATTTCAAGACTTAAAAATAAGACCTTAAAAGATGGTATTAATGATGCAGAGCAGGGTTTAACAATGGCAGGACTTATCGGTATGATTGACCCACCAAGACCGGAGGTAAAGGATGCGGTGCTTACCTGTCAAATGGCCGGTATTACACCGGTTATGATAACCGGAGATCATGTTTCGACAGCCTGTGCCATAGCGAAAGAGCTTGGAATATTAACAAAGGATAATTCCAACGACCTTTCTTACTCTAGCCTTAGAGCAGCAGAAATTGATCTAAAAGCTTCTGCCAGATATACAAGTCCCTCTTCTAATCAGGCCATGACCGGTGCAGAACTTTCTCAGATAAGTCAGGAGGATTTAGTAGAACGGATTAAGAATTACCGAGTATTTGCCAGAGTATCACCGGAACATAAAGTTCGAATCGTAAAAGCCTTACAGGCAAGAGGTGAAGTAGTCGCCATGACCGGAGACGGTGTCAACGATGCTCCGGCTTTAAAAGCCGCCGATATTGGTTGTGCTATGGGAATCTCCGGTACGGATGTTGCAAAGAATGCTGCCGATATGATCTTAACCGATGACAATTTTGCCACCATTGTAGCTGCCGTTAAGGAAGGCCGCGGTATCTATGATAACATAAAAAAAGCAGTTCATTTCCTGCTTTCCTGTAATATCGGTGAAATACTAACAATATTTGTGGCGATCCTGTTCGGACTCCCCTCTCCCTTACTGGCAGTTCAGCTTCTATGGGTAAACCTGGTAACGGATTCCCTCCCTGCTATTTCTTTGGGAGTGGACCCCCCTGATAAGGATATTATGAAAAAGAAGCCCCTTCCTCCGGATAAAGGCATGTTTGCAGACGGATTGACCTTTAAGATTATTACGGAGGGTATTTTAATAGGCTCTCTCGCTCTCCTGGCCTTTATTATAGGTATCCGCTTCTTTGACAACAATACTCTTCCTAGTGATGTAATCAGAGATTCTAAAACAGTGGAACTGGCCGCCCTTTCAACCCCCTATGTGGGAAGAACCATGGCCTTTGCCGTATTAAGTCTCTCCCAGCTGTTCCATTCCTTTAATATGAGGAGTGAACACTCTATCACCAAAATAGGTCTTTTTAGTAATATAAAGCTTGTTCTTTCCTTCCTAGTCTGCTCCTTTTTACAAGTTATTGTTATCTCCGTTAAGCCTTTAGCAAATATCTTTAAAGTTGTACCTTTAACCCCTGCCCAGTGGTCCATCGTACTGGTATTATCCTTCCTGCCGATTGTAGTTGTAGAACTTCAAAAGACTAGCAGAAAGAAATAA
- a CDS encoding peptide ABC transporter substrate-binding protein, with amino-acid sequence MKRRLSVLLALIMMTTLVLGACGKANNNSGSSNGNTNTATPTNSGSTDTGNSSTGKEKQLVAEIGPNPETIDPALNSAVDGGNMILFAFDCLLNVDKDNKIVPGAAESYEVSKDGLTWTFHLRKDLKWSDGSALTAKDFVYSWKRVADPATAAPYAETVLGMVKGFAEAAGGNPDALGVAAPDDSTFVVTLANPCVYFDKLAAFATLAPVNQATIEKNGDAWATAPESYVCNGPFYIKEWVPSSYILFAKNPNYRDKDSIKLDSIKLLLMEDANASYGAYQSGEAMMIKDVPTAEIPSLSGNAEFHVDPDLGTYYLDLNTTLPQFSDAKVREALSLAIDRKYVAETLMQGTYTAATNFVGTGVVDWDGSAFMANANSGKPYINVDDFAGNLAKAKQLLADAGYPDGKGFPTIEYSTNDSGYHKVLAQYLQQAWKELGITVNVNIVEWASFTPMRRAGDYQSSRDGWLFDYNDPSNMLELMVSTNGNNNAKYNNPEYDKLMAKAAAEKDAKTRSGYLHQAEDLVMKDTAVIPIAYYNDFYLQSPKITGSWHSPYGYWYFQYADITE; translated from the coding sequence ATGAAGAGAAGACTTTCAGTTCTTTTAGCTCTTATCATGATGACCACATTAGTTTTAGGGGCCTGCGGTAAGGCAAACAACAACAGCGGTAGCAGTAATGGAAATACAAATACCGCAACACCAACAAACAGCGGTTCCACCGACACAGGCAATTCCAGCACAGGGAAAGAAAAACAACTTGTTGCTGAAATCGGTCCTAACCCTGAGACCATTGATCCTGCATTAAACAGTGCAGTTGATGGTGGTAATATGATTCTTTTTGCTTTTGACTGTTTATTAAATGTTGACAAAGATAACAAAATTGTTCCCGGCGCTGCTGAAAGCTATGAAGTAAGCAAAGACGGTCTTACATGGACTTTCCATTTAAGAAAAGACTTAAAATGGTCTGACGGTTCTGCTTTAACAGCAAAGGATTTCGTTTACAGCTGGAAACGTGTTGCTGATCCTGCAACCGCTGCACCTTATGCTGAGACTGTTCTTGGTATGGTAAAAGGTTTTGCTGAAGCAGCAGGCGGTAATCCGGATGCTTTAGGTGTAGCAGCTCCTGATGATTCAACTTTCGTAGTAACACTTGCTAATCCTTGTGTATATTTCGATAAATTAGCTGCTTTTGCAACACTTGCTCCCGTAAATCAGGCAACAATCGAAAAGAATGGTGATGCTTGGGCAACTGCTCCTGAATCTTATGTATGTAACGGTCCTTTCTACATTAAGGAATGGGTACCCAGTTCTTACATCCTTTTTGCTAAGAACCCTAACTACCGTGATAAAGATTCCATCAAACTTGATTCCATCAAGTTACTGTTAATGGAAGATGCGAATGCATCTTACGGTGCTTACCAGAGCGGTGAAGCTATGATGATTAAAGATGTTCCTACCGCTGAAATTCCTTCCTTAAGCGGAAATGCTGAATTCCACGTTGATCCTGATTTAGGAACATACTACCTTGACCTTAATACTACCTTACCTCAGTTCTCTGATGCCAAAGTTCGTGAGGCTTTAAGTCTTGCAATCGACAGAAAATATGTTGCTGAAACTTTAATGCAGGGTACTTACACAGCAGCTACAAATTTTGTCGGAACCGGTGTTGTTGACTGGGATGGCAGTGCATTTATGGCTAATGCAAACAGCGGAAAGCCTTATATCAACGTAGATGATTTTGCTGGAAATCTTGCAAAAGCAAAACAGCTTTTAGCAGATGCCGGATATCCTGATGGAAAAGGTTTCCCTACTATTGAATACTCCACCAATGATTCAGGATATCATAAGGTTCTTGCTCAGTATTTACAGCAGGCTTGGAAAGAACTTGGAATTACAGTTAATGTAAACATTGTTGAATGGGCATCCTTCACACCTATGCGTCGTGCAGGAGACTATCAGTCAAGCCGTGATGGTTGGTTATTCGATTACAATGATCCTTCCAACATGCTTGAACTTATGGTAAGCACAAACGGTAATAACAATGCAAAATACAATAATCCTGAGTATGATAAATTAATGGCAAAGGCAGCAGCTGAAAAAGATGCTAAAACACGTTCCGGCTACCTGCACCAGGCAGAAGATCTTGTAATGAAAGATACAGCAGTTATCCCGATTGCTTATTATAATGACTTCTATCTGCAGAGTCCTAAGATTACTGGATCCTGGCATTCACCTTATGGATACTGGTACTTCCAGTATGCAGATATCACAGAATAA
- a CDS encoding ABC transporter ATP-binding protein — MENKKLIEVEHLKQYFPVHGKGYFDKRYVKAVDDVSFFVNKGETLGLVGESGCGKTTTGRTLLRLHEPTGGKIIYDGKDITHVNMLPYRRKMQIVFQDPYASLDPRMTVGDIVGEAIDIHKLAANPKERRDRIVELLSLVGLNTEHANRYPHEFSGGQRQRVGIARALAVNPEFIVCDEPISALDVSIQAQVVNMFEELQQNMGLTYLFISHNLSVVKHISNRIGVMYLGKMVELADSKELTFHSVHPYTRSLISAIPVADPKTTRESNRIVLKGDVPSPVYPPSGCRFRTRCPYADERCAAEEPVWKEVSPNHYAACHHLDRVV, encoded by the coding sequence ATGGAAAATAAAAAGCTAATTGAGGTAGAGCACCTTAAACAGTATTTTCCCGTCCATGGCAAAGGATATTTTGATAAAAGATACGTAAAGGCAGTTGATGATGTATCATTTTTTGTAAATAAAGGTGAGACACTTGGTCTGGTAGGAGAGTCAGGCTGCGGTAAGACAACAACCGGCCGTACGTTGCTTCGTCTCCATGAGCCTACTGGCGGTAAGATAATCTATGATGGAAAAGATATTACCCATGTTAATATGCTTCCATACAGAAGAAAAATGCAGATTGTTTTTCAGGATCCCTATGCCAGCCTGGATCCTCGTATGACAGTAGGCGATATAGTAGGAGAAGCGATTGATATCCATAAGTTAGCTGCTAATCCAAAAGAACGCCGTGACCGTATTGTAGAATTATTAAGTCTGGTTGGACTTAATACAGAACATGCTAACCGTTATCCTCACGAATTCTCCGGCGGACAGCGTCAGCGTGTTGGTATTGCCCGTGCTCTGGCGGTTAATCCGGAATTCATCGTATGCGACGAACCGATTTCCGCACTGGATGTATCCATTCAGGCACAGGTAGTAAACATGTTTGAAGAACTTCAGCAGAATATGGGTCTTACTTACCTTTTCATTTCCCATAACCTGAGTGTAGTGAAGCATATATCGAACCGTATTGGTGTTATGTACCTTGGCAAAATGGTAGAATTGGCTGACAGTAAGGAACTCACTTTCCACAGCGTTCATCCTTATACCAGAAGTTTGATATCTGCGATTCCCGTTGCAGATCCTAAAACTACCAGGGAGAGTAATCGTATTGTATTGAAGGGCGATGTACCAAGCCCGGTATATCCTCCCTCAGGCTGCCGTTTCCGTACCCGTTGCCCTTATGCGGATGAACGTTGTGCGGCGGAAGAACCGGTATGGAAAGAAGTTTCTCCGAACCATTATGCTGCTTGTCATCACCTAGATAGAGTGGTGTAA